In a single window of the Pedococcus dokdonensis genome:
- a CDS encoding HNH endonuclease family protein: MSLLTRVVAASVLALAAAPVAATAASALPPPAPSVSDSRDQLADLTVGAEDNAGYDRSLFTHWITITTGCDTRETVIKRDGSGVVVDSACKATKGSWTSVYDGVTTTDPSTFDIDHVVPLAEAWGSGASGWTSTERKEFANDLTRPQLIAVSASSNRSKGDQDPAEWQPTSAGWRCEYVREWINVKYYWDLEVDSAEKAAVEDMLDTDC, translated from the coding sequence ATGAGCCTGCTGACCCGCGTCGTCGCCGCATCCGTCCTCGCCCTCGCCGCTGCGCCGGTGGCCGCCACCGCCGCCTCCGCGCTCCCACCCCCGGCGCCGTCGGTGTCCGACTCGCGCGACCAGCTGGCCGACCTCACCGTCGGTGCCGAGGACAACGCGGGCTACGACCGGTCGCTGTTCACGCACTGGATCACCATCACGACGGGCTGCGACACCCGGGAGACGGTGATCAAGCGAGACGGCAGCGGCGTCGTCGTCGACTCGGCCTGCAAGGCCACCAAGGGCTCGTGGACCAGCGTCTACGACGGCGTGACCACCACGGACCCGTCGACGTTCGACATCGACCACGTGGTCCCGCTGGCCGAGGCCTGGGGGTCGGGGGCGAGTGGCTGGACCAGCACCGAGCGCAAGGAGTTCGCCAACGACCTGACCCGGCCGCAGCTGATCGCCGTGTCGGCCTCGAGCAACCGCAGCAAGGGCGACCAGGACCCGGCCGAGTGGCAGCCGACCAGCGCCGGCTGGCGGTGCGAGTACGTCCGGGAGTGGATCAACGTGAAGTACTACTGGGACCTCGAGGTCGACAGCGCCGAGAAGGCCGCCGTCGAGGACATGCTCGACACCGACTGCTGA
- a CDS encoding uracil-DNA glycosylase — protein MPPAALTELVHPSWAAALEPVAETVASLGEFLRGEVAAGRGYLPAGKHVLRAFERPLDDVRVLIVGQDPYPTPGHAVGLSFSVAPEVRPVPRSLLNIYAELESDLGLPRPSSGDLSPWADQGVLLLNRVLTVAPGKPASHRGKGWESVTAAAITALVERGGPLVAILWGRDARNLVPHLPGIPAIESAHPSPLSAHAGFFGSKPFSRANELLAQQGATPIDWRLP, from the coding sequence ATGCCGCCTGCTGCCCTGACCGAGCTCGTCCACCCCTCGTGGGCGGCTGCGCTGGAGCCGGTGGCGGAGACCGTCGCCTCGCTGGGCGAGTTCCTGCGTGGCGAGGTCGCGGCGGGACGGGGCTACCTGCCGGCGGGAAAGCACGTGCTGCGGGCCTTCGAGCGGCCACTCGACGACGTGCGCGTCCTCATCGTGGGGCAGGACCCCTACCCGACGCCGGGCCACGCGGTCGGGCTGTCCTTTTCCGTGGCTCCCGAGGTGCGACCGGTCCCCCGCTCGCTGCTCAACATCTACGCCGAGCTCGAGAGCGACCTCGGGCTCCCACGGCCGTCCTCGGGCGACCTGTCGCCCTGGGCCGACCAGGGAGTACTGCTGCTGAACCGCGTGCTGACGGTCGCGCCCGGCAAGCCGGCCAGCCACCGCGGCAAGGGCTGGGAGTCCGTCACGGCCGCAGCGATCACGGCCCTCGTCGAGCGGGGCGGACCACTCGTCGCGATCCTGTGGGGCCGGGACGCCCGGAACCTCGTTCCGCACCTGCCCGGCATACCGGCGATCGAGAGCGCCCACCCCTCCCCCCTCTCGGCGCACGCGGGCTTCTTCGGCAGCAAGCCGTTCAGCCGCGCCAACGAGCTACTCGCCCAGCAGGGCGCCACCCCGATCGACTGGAGGCTGCCGTGA
- a CDS encoding SGNH/GDSL hydrolase family protein codes for MPERGKVWHRYVAIGDSFTEGMSDADPARENSYVGWADRLASHLAGIAHREGGDFAYANLAVRGRLLADVIGPQLDAAIELGPDLVSMVGGGNDILRPKADLDAIAGRLEAAVVRLRAAGADVLLATPTDPVGAPLLRHLRGRHAIHSANIFSIAQQHGAYVINQWGMKALQDFRLWAEDRIHMTTEGHRRVALNALSALGHDTDRADWSTPLPPAPPVARRESAAANAEWAKTHLAPWVQRRLRGESSGDTVTAKRPELTPVDPT; via the coding sequence CTGCCCGAGCGGGGGAAGGTCTGGCACCGCTACGTCGCGATCGGCGACTCCTTCACCGAGGGCATGTCCGACGCCGACCCGGCGCGGGAGAACTCGTACGTCGGGTGGGCCGACCGGCTCGCCTCACACCTCGCCGGGATCGCGCACCGCGAGGGCGGCGACTTCGCCTACGCGAACCTCGCGGTGCGCGGCCGCCTGCTCGCCGACGTGATCGGCCCACAGCTCGACGCCGCGATCGAGCTCGGGCCCGACCTGGTCTCGATGGTCGGCGGCGGCAACGACATCCTGCGGCCCAAGGCCGACCTCGACGCGATCGCGGGGCGTCTCGAAGCCGCCGTGGTGCGGTTGCGGGCAGCCGGGGCCGACGTGCTCCTCGCCACCCCGACGGACCCGGTCGGAGCCCCGCTCCTGCGACACCTGCGGGGGCGGCACGCGATCCACTCCGCCAACATCTTCAGCATCGCCCAGCAGCACGGCGCCTACGTCATCAACCAGTGGGGCATGAAGGCGCTGCAGGACTTCCGGCTGTGGGCCGAGGACCGCATCCACATGACGACGGAAGGACACCGCCGGGTCGCGCTCAACGCGCTGTCGGCGCTCGGCCACGACACCGACCGGGCCGACTGGTCGACGCCTCTCCCGCCGGCCCCGCCGGTGGCCCGGCGCGAGTCGGCCGCTGCCAACGCCGAGTGGGCGAAGACGCACCTGGCGCCGTGGGTGCAGCGCCGCCTGCGCGGGGAGTCATCCGGAGACACCGTGACGGCCAAGCGCCCGGAGCTCACCCCCGTCGACCCCACCTGA
- a CDS encoding acyl-CoA dehydrogenase family protein, with amino-acid sequence MPATRLMPTEEGQDLIDLTREICLKELLPQASEAERRAATTPELPRDAFRVLGQAGLLSLPYPEEFGGGGQPYEVYLQVVEEIASAWMSVAVGVSVHSLTCYPVAQFGTRAQQEALLPAMLSGEQLGAYCLSERGSGSDVASMSTRATADDDTDPTAYTLKGTKAWISHAGHADFYTSFVRTSDDGGRGLSCIVVPGDAPGLAFGAPEKKMGLHCDTVSEVHFEGVEVSADRLVGERGQGMAIALSALDSGRLGIAAAATGLAQAALDHAVAYSKEREQFGRPIGDNQGLAFLLADMEAAVTSSRAAYLHAARLHDAGRSFTKEAAVAKLVCTDNAMRVTTDAVQVLGGAGYTQDFPLERFMREAKVTQIFEGTNQIQRLVISRQLLKSTTSSSKRG; translated from the coding sequence ATGCCTGCGACCCGTCTGATGCCCACCGAGGAGGGCCAGGACCTCATCGACCTCACGCGCGAGATCTGCCTCAAGGAGCTGCTGCCGCAGGCCTCCGAGGCGGAGCGCCGGGCGGCCACCACGCCCGAGCTGCCGCGCGACGCGTTCCGGGTGCTGGGGCAGGCCGGACTGCTGTCCCTGCCCTACCCCGAGGAGTTCGGGGGCGGCGGCCAGCCCTACGAGGTCTACCTCCAGGTCGTCGAGGAGATCGCCTCGGCGTGGATGTCGGTGGCCGTGGGCGTCTCGGTGCACTCGCTCACCTGCTACCCCGTCGCACAGTTCGGCACCCGGGCCCAACAGGAGGCCCTGCTGCCCGCGATGCTCTCGGGCGAGCAGCTCGGCGCCTACTGCCTCTCCGAGCGCGGGTCCGGCTCCGACGTCGCCTCCATGAGCACCCGGGCCACGGCCGACGACGACACCGACCCGACGGCATACACGCTGAAGGGCACGAAGGCCTGGATCAGCCACGCCGGCCACGCGGACTTCTACACCTCGTTCGTCCGGACCTCCGACGACGGTGGCCGCGGGCTCTCCTGCATCGTCGTGCCGGGCGACGCGCCCGGTCTGGCGTTCGGCGCCCCCGAGAAGAAGATGGGGCTGCACTGCGACACCGTCAGCGAGGTGCACTTCGAGGGTGTCGAGGTCAGCGCCGACCGGCTCGTCGGCGAGCGCGGCCAGGGCATGGCGATCGCGCTCTCCGCCCTCGACTCCGGGCGCCTCGGAATCGCGGCTGCCGCAACGGGTCTCGCCCAGGCAGCGCTCGACCACGCAGTCGCCTACTCCAAGGAGCGCGAGCAGTTCGGGCGGCCCATCGGCGACAACCAGGGACTCGCCTTCCTGCTCGCCGACATGGAGGCCGCGGTGACGTCGTCACGGGCCGCCTACCTCCACGCGGCGAGGTTGCACGACGCCGGTCGGTCCTTCACCAAGGAGGCCGCGGTCGCCAAGCTCGTGTGCACCGACAACGCCATGCGCGTCACCACCGACGCCGTGCAGGTGCTCGGCGGGGCGGGATACACGCAGGACTTCCCGCTCGAGCGGTTCATGCGTGAGGCCAAGGTGACCCAGATCTTCGAGGGCACCAACCAGATCCAGCGGCTCGTCATCAGCCGCCAGCTCCTGAAGAGCACGACCAGCTCGTCCAAGAGAGGCTGA
- a CDS encoding SDR family NAD(P)-dependent oxidoreductase has protein sequence MQINESTVALVTGGASGLGGATVRRLHADGAAVVILDLPSSPGEALAAELGERARFVATDVRDESQVQAAIDVARELGTLRIVVNCAGVGTPGRVVGKRGPLPLEQFANVININLIGTFNVLRLAAAAMLDNEPVDGDRGVVVMTASIAAYDGQVGQAAYAASKGGVVGLTLSAARDLADKAIRVMTIAPGTFETPMLAGLPPEATAVLEAQVPHPSRLGKPEEYANLVAHVVDNSMLNGEVVRLDGALRMPPR, from the coding sequence TTGCAGATCAACGAATCCACCGTCGCCCTCGTCACCGGCGGAGCGAGCGGGCTCGGCGGGGCCACGGTGCGCCGCCTGCACGCCGATGGTGCCGCCGTCGTCATCCTCGACCTGCCGTCCTCGCCGGGCGAGGCACTCGCGGCCGAGCTGGGTGAGCGGGCCAGGTTCGTGGCCACGGACGTGCGCGACGAGTCGCAGGTGCAGGCCGCGATCGACGTCGCCCGCGAGCTCGGCACGCTGCGGATCGTCGTCAACTGCGCCGGTGTCGGCACCCCGGGCCGGGTCGTCGGCAAGCGCGGACCGCTGCCCCTGGAGCAGTTCGCGAACGTCATCAACATCAACCTGATCGGCACCTTCAACGTGCTGCGCCTCGCCGCCGCGGCGATGCTCGACAACGAGCCGGTCGACGGTGACCGTGGCGTGGTCGTCATGACCGCGTCCATCGCCGCCTACGACGGTCAGGTCGGACAGGCCGCGTATGCCGCGAGCAAGGGTGGCGTCGTCGGCCTCACCCTCAGCGCCGCCCGCGACCTCGCGGACAAGGCGATCCGCGTGATGACGATCGCGCCCGGGACCTTCGAGACGCCCATGCTGGCGGGGCTGCCGCCCGAGGCGACCGCCGTCCTCGAGGCCCAGGTGCCCCACCCGTCGCGACTGGGGAAGCCCGAGGAGTACGCCAACCTGGTCGCGCACGTCGTGGACAACTCGATGCTGAACGGCGAGGTCGTCCGGCTCGACGGCGCGCTGCGGATGCCCCCGCGCTGA
- the gabT gene encoding 4-aminobutyrate--2-oxoglutarate transaminase, translated as MLEQKRVLATSIPGPRSQALQQRKLAAVSAGVGTGLPVYIEQAAGGILRDVDGNQLIDFGSGIAVTTVGNGNQRVIDAVTAQINDFTHTCFMVTPYEEYLDVAEALAELTPGDHEKRSALFNSGSEAVENAVKVARHFTGRQGVVAFDHAYHGRTNLTMGLTAKNMPYKHRFGPFASEIYRVPMAYPYRWPTGPEQCADEAFAEFVDLVHAQVGEDNTAAVILEPIQGEGGFIVPAPGFMKRVSDWCTAQGILFIADEVQTGFCRTGDWFASEHEDVVPDLITTAKGIAGGMPLAALTGRADVMDAIHVGGLGGTYGGNPVACASALASIETMKVDDLAGRARAVEALFRPRLEALADKYGVIGDIRGRGAMLAVELVSDLERKTPDADLTGRINKACHAQGLVTLTCGTFGNVFRFLPPLSSGDDLLSEGLDILEDAFASSV; from the coding sequence ATGCTCGAACAGAAGCGCGTCCTCGCCACCAGCATCCCCGGGCCGAGGAGCCAGGCCCTCCAGCAGCGCAAGCTGGCCGCGGTCTCGGCCGGCGTGGGCACCGGGCTCCCGGTCTACATCGAGCAGGCGGCGGGCGGCATCCTGCGCGACGTCGACGGCAACCAGCTGATCGACTTCGGCTCGGGCATCGCCGTCACCACCGTCGGCAACGGCAACCAGCGGGTCATCGACGCCGTGACCGCGCAGATCAACGACTTCACGCACACCTGCTTCATGGTCACCCCCTACGAGGAGTACCTCGACGTCGCGGAGGCGCTGGCCGAGCTCACCCCCGGCGACCACGAGAAGCGGTCCGCGCTCTTCAACTCCGGCTCCGAAGCCGTCGAGAACGCCGTCAAGGTCGCGCGTCACTTCACCGGGCGCCAGGGCGTCGTCGCGTTCGACCACGCCTACCACGGCCGCACCAACCTGACGATGGGCCTGACCGCGAAGAACATGCCCTACAAGCACCGCTTCGGCCCGTTCGCGAGCGAGATCTACCGCGTGCCGATGGCCTACCCCTACCGCTGGCCGACCGGTCCGGAGCAGTGTGCGGACGAGGCGTTCGCCGAGTTCGTCGACCTCGTGCACGCCCAGGTCGGCGAGGACAACACGGCCGCGGTGATCCTCGAGCCGATCCAGGGTGAGGGCGGGTTCATCGTGCCGGCGCCCGGGTTCATGAAGCGGGTGTCCGACTGGTGCACCGCGCAGGGCATCCTGTTCATCGCGGACGAGGTGCAGACCGGCTTCTGCCGCACCGGCGACTGGTTCGCGTCCGAGCACGAAGACGTCGTGCCCGACCTGATCACCACCGCGAAGGGGATCGCGGGCGGCATGCCGTTGGCCGCCCTCACCGGCCGTGCCGACGTCATGGACGCCATCCACGTCGGTGGCCTCGGCGGCACGTATGGCGGCAACCCCGTCGCCTGCGCCAGTGCCCTCGCGTCGATCGAGACGATGAAGGTGGACGACCTGGCCGGTCGGGCGCGGGCGGTCGAGGCGCTGTTCCGGCCGCGGCTGGAGGCGCTCGCCGACAAGTACGGCGTGATCGGTGACATCCGGGGTCGTGGGGCGATGCTGGCCGTCGAGCTGGTCAGCGACCTCGAGCGCAAGACCCCGGACGCCGACCTCACCGGCCGGATCAACAAGGCCTGCCACGCGCAGGGCCTGGTGACCCTGACCTGCGGCACGTTCGGCAACGTGTTCCGGTTCCTGCCGCCGCTGTCATCGGGTGACGACCTGCTCTCCGAGGGCCTGGACATCCTCGAGGACGCGTTCGCCAGCTCCGTCTGA
- the ligD gene encoding non-homologous end-joining DNA ligase, with translation MAAKASSPAVEVEVGDREVRISNPDRVYFPARGETKLDLVNYYLSVGDGIVNALRERPCMLHRFPKGVGGGDKVHQKRIPQGAPPWVDTVRLTFPRWNRTADELCVTELAQVIWAVQMSTVEFHPWNSRRADVEKPDEWRIDLDPGPDCPWERVQRVAHVAHEVLDELGAVGWPKTSGGSGMHVYVRIKPEWGFKDVRRGALAFAREVERRMPDDVTTTWWRKDRDPADLFVDYNQNARDHTIAAAYSVRGNAIGTVSAPIRWDEVDDVEPDDFTIATMPARYAELGDLHAGIDDAVFEIDQLVEWAERDEREGAAEPPEPETD, from the coding sequence ATGGCAGCGAAGGCGAGCTCTCCCGCGGTGGAGGTCGAGGTCGGGGACCGAGAGGTGCGCATCTCCAACCCGGACCGCGTGTACTTCCCGGCCCGGGGTGAGACCAAGCTCGACCTGGTCAACTACTACCTGTCCGTCGGCGACGGGATCGTGAACGCGCTGCGCGAGCGGCCGTGCATGCTGCACCGGTTCCCCAAGGGCGTCGGCGGTGGCGACAAGGTGCACCAGAAGCGCATCCCGCAGGGTGCGCCTCCGTGGGTCGACACCGTCCGGCTCACCTTCCCCCGCTGGAACCGGACCGCCGACGAGCTCTGTGTGACCGAGCTGGCCCAGGTGATCTGGGCGGTGCAGATGTCGACCGTCGAGTTCCACCCCTGGAACAGCCGGCGGGCCGACGTCGAGAAGCCGGACGAGTGGCGGATCGACCTCGATCCCGGGCCTGACTGCCCCTGGGAGCGGGTGCAGCGGGTCGCGCACGTCGCCCACGAGGTGCTCGACGAGCTCGGCGCGGTGGGCTGGCCGAAGACCAGCGGCGGGTCGGGGATGCACGTCTACGTGCGGATCAAGCCGGAGTGGGGCTTCAAGGACGTGCGCCGGGGAGCGCTGGCCTTCGCGCGCGAGGTGGAGCGGCGGATGCCCGACGACGTGACGACGACCTGGTGGCGCAAGGACCGCGACCCGGCCGACCTGTTCGTCGACTACAACCAGAACGCCCGCGACCACACCATCGCGGCGGCCTACTCGGTGCGGGGCAACGCGATCGGCACGGTGTCGGCGCCGATCCGGTGGGACGAGGTCGACGACGTCGAGCCCGACGACTTCACCATCGCGACCATGCCGGCGCGCTACGCCGAGCTGGGCGACCTGCACGCGGGGATCGACGACGCCGTGTTCGAGATCGACCAGCTGGTCGAGTGGGCCGAGCGCGACGAGCGCGAGGGGGCGGCCGAGCCGCCGGAGCCCGAGACGGACTGA
- a CDS encoding TOBE domain-containing protein, whose protein sequence is MPLMRIKDAASFLGVSDDTVRRWVDSGALAAESDDAGRKVVDGYQVALLAREQARTVADPSGIGRSARNRFVGLVTDIKRDTVMAQVEMQCGPFRVVSLMSTEAVDDLGLELGSVAIAVVKSTTVIVETPEGAS, encoded by the coding sequence ATGCCGCTGATGAGGATCAAGGATGCCGCGTCGTTCCTCGGCGTCAGCGACGACACCGTGCGGCGCTGGGTCGACAGCGGCGCGCTCGCCGCCGAGAGCGACGACGCCGGGCGCAAGGTGGTCGACGGCTACCAGGTCGCACTCCTCGCCCGCGAGCAGGCGCGCACCGTGGCCGACCCGAGCGGCATCGGGCGGTCGGCCCGCAACCGGTTCGTCGGGCTCGTGACCGACATCAAGCGCGACACCGTGATGGCCCAGGTCGAGATGCAGTGCGGTCCGTTCCGCGTGGTGTCCCTGATGAGCACCGAGGCGGTCGACGACCTCGGCCTGGAACTCGGGTCGGTCGCCATTGCGGTCGTCAAGTCCACCACCGTCATCGTCGAGACTCCCGAAGGAGCGTCATGA
- the modA gene encoding molybdate ABC transporter substrate-binding protein, with the protein MTILSHRALRSLGLPAGLALLLTTAACGSGSSDDESPQGGGSSSTLSGGGELTGTVTVFAAASLKKTFTEIGAEFEKAHPGVTVTFNFAGSSDLVAQIQQGAPADVFASADTKNMDKATGDSLTAAAPVAFASNTLEIAVPPGNPAKIAGLADLARPGVKVVLCAPEVPCGAAAAKVEAAGKIDLKPVSEEQSVTDVLGKVTAQEADAGLVYVTDVKGAGDAVEGVEFPESSSAVNTYPIAALKNSRNATAAAAFVQAVTGDLGQGILAAAGFGKP; encoded by the coding sequence ATGACCATCCTCTCCCATCGCGCCCTGCGGTCCCTGGGCTTGCCTGCGGGACTGGCGCTCCTCCTGACGACCGCAGCCTGCGGGTCGGGATCGTCGGACGACGAGTCGCCGCAGGGGGGCGGATCGTCGTCGACCTTGTCCGGCGGCGGCGAGCTCACTGGCACCGTCACCGTGTTCGCCGCCGCCTCGCTGAAGAAGACGTTCACCGAGATCGGCGCCGAGTTCGAGAAGGCGCACCCGGGTGTGACGGTGACCTTCAACTTCGCGGGCTCCTCCGACCTGGTCGCCCAGATCCAGCAGGGTGCCCCCGCCGACGTGTTCGCCTCCGCCGACACCAAGAACATGGACAAGGCCACCGGCGACTCGCTCACCGCGGCGGCACCGGTCGCCTTCGCCTCCAACACCCTCGAGATCGCCGTGCCGCCCGGCAACCCGGCCAAGATCGCCGGCCTGGCCGACCTGGCCAGGCCCGGCGTCAAGGTCGTGCTCTGCGCCCCTGAGGTGCCCTGCGGCGCGGCCGCCGCGAAGGTCGAGGCCGCCGGCAAGATCGACCTCAAGCCGGTCAGCGAGGAGCAGTCCGTCACCGACGTCCTCGGCAAGGTGACCGCGCAGGAGGCTGACGCCGGGCTGGTCTACGTCACCGACGTCAAGGGAGCGGGCGACGCCGTCGAGGGAGTCGAGTTCCCCGAGTCGTCGTCGGCCGTGAACACCTACCCGATCGCCGCCCTGAAGAACAGCAGGAACGCCACCGCAGCCGCGGCCTTCGTGCAGGCGGTCACCGGCGACCTCGGTCAGGGCATCCTCGCGGCGGCCGGGTTCGGGAAGCCCTGA
- a CDS encoding ABC transporter permease, translating into MGLPAWVFVPAAVGGLFVVLPLVAMLTRVEWRSFGSLITSDSSRAALELSLRTSLVSTLLCVLLGVPMALVLARTDFPGQTIARSLVLLPLVLPPVVGGIALLYTFGRRGLLGHSMEVLGLQIAFSTTAVVMAQTFVALPFLVVSLEGALRTGGQRFEEVAATLGARPTTVFLRVTLPLVLPGLASGAVLAFARALGEFGATITFAGSLQGVTRTLPLEIYLQRETEPQAAVALSLVLVVVATVVIALTRRSRSAL; encoded by the coding sequence CTGGGCCTGCCCGCCTGGGTGTTCGTCCCCGCCGCGGTCGGCGGGCTGTTCGTGGTGCTCCCCCTCGTGGCGATGCTCACCCGGGTCGAGTGGCGCAGCTTCGGGTCGCTGATCACCTCCGACTCGTCCCGAGCGGCCCTCGAGCTCAGTCTGCGGACGTCGCTGGTGAGCACCCTGCTGTGCGTCCTGCTCGGCGTCCCGATGGCGCTCGTGCTGGCGCGGACCGACTTCCCGGGCCAGACGATCGCCCGCTCGCTGGTCCTCCTCCCGCTGGTCCTGCCGCCGGTGGTCGGGGGCATCGCGCTGCTCTACACGTTCGGGCGGCGCGGCCTGCTCGGCCACTCGATGGAGGTGCTCGGGCTCCAGATCGCGTTCTCCACCACCGCGGTGGTGATGGCCCAGACGTTCGTCGCGCTGCCGTTCCTCGTGGTGAGCCTCGAGGGCGCGCTCCGCACGGGCGGCCAGCGCTTCGAGGAGGTGGCCGCCACCCTCGGCGCCCGGCCGACCACGGTGTTCCTCCGCGTGACGCTCCCCCTGGTGCTGCCCGGGCTCGCGTCCGGTGCGGTGCTCGCGTTCGCGCGGGCCCTGGGCGAGTTCGGCGCGACGATCACGTTCGCCGGCAGCCTGCAAGGGGTCACCCGGACCCTGCCGCTCGAGATCTACCTCCAGCGCGAGACCGAACCGCAGGCTGCCGTGGCTCTGTCGCTCGTGCTGGTCGTCGTCGCCACGGTGGTCATCGCCCTCACCCGACGGTCGAGGTCGGCGCTGTGA
- a CDS encoding sulfate/molybdate ABC transporter ATP-binding protein — protein sequence MKLEARVGFPDRDVDLDLAVAAGRTLALLGPNGAGKSTLLASVAGLLRPAAGRITLDDRALYSHNGSDDASWVPPHARGVALLAQEARLFPHLSVLDNVAFGPRSAGMPRGRAREVAHDWLTQVDAGEFAERRPSALSGGQAQRVAIARALATEPHLLLLDEPLSALDVDSAPAIRQLLRRVLEGRTTILVTHDILDAVLLADDVAVLEAGRVVEQGPTARVLTRPTSRFAARIAGLNLVRGTAHGTTVTTSTGLHVEGLSDDPLPDGAAAVAVFSPSAVGVYRQAPAGSPRNVVHARVTELEPHGHQVRVHTAHLSADVTPAAVAELDLAPGAEVVLTVKASEVAVYAA from the coding sequence GTGAAGCTCGAGGCCCGGGTGGGCTTTCCTGACCGTGACGTCGACCTCGACCTCGCGGTTGCCGCAGGTCGCACGCTCGCCCTGCTCGGGCCGAACGGCGCCGGCAAGTCCACCCTGCTCGCCTCGGTCGCCGGACTGCTCCGTCCCGCGGCCGGTCGCATCACCCTCGACGACCGAGCGCTCTACTCGCACAACGGAAGTGACGACGCCAGCTGGGTGCCGCCGCACGCCCGTGGCGTCGCCCTGCTCGCCCAGGAAGCCCGCCTCTTCCCCCACCTGTCCGTCCTCGACAACGTCGCCTTCGGTCCCCGCAGTGCCGGTATGCCGCGTGGCCGCGCCCGCGAGGTGGCTCACGACTGGCTCACCCAGGTGGATGCGGGGGAGTTCGCCGAGCGTCGACCGTCGGCGCTGTCTGGTGGACAGGCGCAACGCGTCGCCATCGCCAGGGCCCTCGCCACCGAGCCGCACCTGCTGTTGCTCGACGAGCCGTTGTCCGCCCTCGACGTCGACTCCGCCCCGGCGATCCGCCAGCTGCTGCGCCGCGTGCTCGAGGGTCGCACGACGATCCTGGTCACCCACGACATCCTCGACGCGGTCCTGCTCGCCGACGACGTCGCCGTCCTCGAGGCCGGACGAGTCGTCGAGCAGGGACCCACCGCGCGCGTCCTGACCCGCCCGACGAGCCGGTTCGCCGCTCGGATCGCGGGTCTCAACCTGGTGCGGGGCACCGCTCACGGCACCACGGTCACGACATCGACCGGGCTGCACGTGGAGGGCCTGAGCGACGACCCGCTCCCCGACGGTGCGGCCGCCGTCGCCGTGTTCAGCCCGAGTGCGGTCGGCGTCTACCGGCAGGCGCCGGCCGGCAGCCCCCGCAACGTCGTGCACGCCAGAGTGACCGAGCTGGAACCGCACGGGCACCAGGTGCGGGTGCACACGGCACACCTGTCCGCGGACGTCACCCCCGCGGCGGTCGCCGAGCTGGACCTCGCCCCGGGGGCAGAGGTCGTGCTCACCGTCAAGGCCAGCGAGGTGGCCGTCTACGCCGCGTGA
- a CDS encoding VOC family protein → MDYKIELIPMNVTDIDRTKAFYEDVVGWKADQDQVIEEAGLRFVQITPPGSACSFCFVKGMDMLADGAKQYIQVVVADADAAHDELKARGVDVTDVEDLPWGRFTHFEDPDGNHFALQELPDYAAALAAREQAGEGSEAQA, encoded by the coding sequence ATGGACTACAAGATCGAGCTCATTCCCATGAACGTCACCGACATCGACCGCACCAAGGCGTTCTACGAGGACGTCGTGGGGTGGAAGGCCGACCAGGACCAGGTCATCGAGGAGGCCGGCCTCCGGTTCGTCCAGATCACCCCGCCCGGGTCGGCCTGCTCCTTCTGCTTCGTCAAGGGCATGGACATGCTGGCCGACGGCGCGAAGCAGTACATCCAGGTGGTGGTCGCCGACGCCGACGCGGCGCACGACGAGCTGAAGGCCCGTGGCGTCGACGTCACCGACGTGGAGGACCTGCCCTGGGGCCGGTTCACCCACTTCGAGGACCCGGACGGCAACCACTTCGCGCTCCAGGAGCTGCCCGACTACGCCGCCGCCCTGGCGGCGCGCGAGCAGGCCGGCGAGGGCTCCGAAGCGCAGGCCTGA